GCCGGCGGTGGCCTGATCGGCGTCCTCGTGGATCAACTGGGATTCGAGCCGATCCGACGGCGTGGAGGTGGTCTGCTCGGCCCAATCATCACCAGCATCGGCTTCTGGATCATCCTCGGTCAGCTCGCGATCATCGCGACCGGCGCCCGGATCAAGACCTTTCCCCGGGAGGCGCTTCCCCGCGGCTTCGTGCGGGTCATTGACCTGGTGATCCCGTATCATCAGATAATTACCTTCGTCGTCGCCTTGCTACTACTGCTGATCCTCTACTTGTTCATGATGAGGACGAACCTGGGGGCGCAGATGCGGGCGGTCGGCTGGGATCCCGACTCGGCCAAGATCTCCGGTGTGAATCCGCGACGTGTGGTGATCGTCATATCCTTCATCGCCGCCGCGACTGCCTCGATTGCCGGGATCCTGAGTTCGATCTCTACGAACAACGTGAGCTTTACGGTAGGAGAAGGGCTTCTTCTCAAAGGATTCGCGGCCGTGATCATCGGAGGGTTCGGGGATCTGAGAGGCGCATACGCCGGCGGAATCCTCATCGGGTTGGCCGAGGTTCTCGGAGCCCAGTACATCAGCAACTCGTTTCGTGACTTCATTACGTTCGGGCTACTCGTCGTCGTCCTCCTGGCTCGACCCAAGGGCCTGATGGGCGACCGCATCGTAGGCCTCCGGGCCTGATGGCGTTCCTGGGCCATTACGCGTCCACGGTCGAATTCTCCATCGCGTTCGCGCTCTTCGCGATCGCCACCTACGCAGCGCTTCGAGGCGGCATCCTGAGTCTCGCCGGCACACCGATGGCGGCGGTCACGGGATTTGTAAGCCTCGCCCTCGTGGAGGACCACAACGTCCCCATCGAACTCGTACTCGTTGCGGGAGTTGTGGTCGGGCTTCTGTCGGGCCTCCTGGTCAGCATCCCCTTGGCGAGGCTCGATAGCCATTGGGTGGCGCTGGCAACGATCGCTCTCGTGTTGATGGCGCGGGTGGTCGTGCTGAATCTCGACTCCGTCACGGGCGGTGTGGACGGCGCGCCCATTACCCGGCTGATCGAGCCGTGGCATCTCTTCGCCGCCCTCGGCGCGGTGATGTGGGTCATGTCTCGCCACAGTAGGTCGCGGCTCGGCCTTGCCGCCGAAGCCGTCCGCAGCCACCCTGAAGTCGCCGCATCCCTCGCAATCGATGTGTACGCCACGCGTCGGTCCTTGTGGATGTTGAGTGGCGCGATCGCAGGATTGGCAGGGGTCGTCTACGCGAGCCTCGTGCAATTCCTGTCGCCCGACACGTTCTACGTGAACATTGCCTTCGTGATGCTCGCCGCGGTGGTCCTGGGAGGGAACCGCCACTGGTTCGGGGGGATTGTCGGAGCGTTCGTCTTCACGATCCTTCCTGAGATACTCCGCCGTTTCCTCACCCAGGGCGAGACCATCGTGAACGGCGTGCTCCTGATCCTGATCATGATCTACCTCCCGCGCGGCCTGGTCGATCCCACCCGCAAGGTACGGAGGGAACTCAAGAAACAGTCGACCAACATCCACTCCGGCCGTGGTGAGCCGCCAGCCGACGGAGGGCAAGAGGGAGAGGACGAACTGTGGAGTCTCAACCTGACGGGCCGGACAGCGTCGGAGGTCGACCCGGCGCAGGATCGGCCGACTGCCCTGAGCGTCGAGGGCCTCCGCAAGACATACGGCGGCCTGGTGGCGATCAGCGATCTCACCTTCACCGTTCCCGAAGGGTCCGTTTTCGGGATCGTGGGACCGAACGGGGCCGGGAAGTCGACCCTGCTCTCGGTAATGAGCGGGGGAGACGAGTCGGATCGCGGCACGATCCGGATTCTCGGCCAGGACATGACGGGATGGAAACAGACCGACATCGCCCGCGAGGGAGTGGCCCGTACCTACCAGACCGTGCAGCTGTTCGAGGACCTGACGGTCGTGGAGAACATAATGGTCGGCTTCGATCGCGAGCGCCGGACCAATTTCTGGGATCCCGTGTTCATGACACCTCGCGACCGGCGCGAGCGGGCGGACCTGGCCGAGCGGGCGAGAGCGCTGATGGACCTGGTTGGCGTGATCGGCCAACCCGATCAGTATGCCGCCACCCTGTCCTACGCCAACCAGCGCCGGGTCGAGATCGCTCGGGCCCTGGCGATGGAGCCGTCGGTCCTGCTGCTGGACGAGCCGACGGCGGGCATGCACAAGCTCGGCTCGCAGGCGATCGGTGAGCTGATGCTCAGCCTGACGGACCGGGGCCTCACGGTGGTCGTCATCGAGCACAACCTCGAGCTCGTGCTCAACTACTGCGAACTGGCGATCGTGATGGACTTCGGCAGGCTGCTGGCAGAAGGCGCGCCGGCCGACTGCCTGTCCGACCCCACGGTGATCGAGGCTTACTTCGGAAGGAAAGCTGATGCTGCGCGTATCGAATCTCTCGTCAAGCTACGGCAACATACGGGCAGTCAACAACGTTGACCTGCAAGTCGACCGGGGGGCGATGGTGTCGCTCATCGGTTCGAACGGGTCGGGCAAGTCCACGATCCTCAAGACGATCGCGGGCATGCATAGTCCCGACAGCGGGACCGTGAGGTTCGGTGAACGCGACATCACCGGATGGCCGACTCACCAGCTCGTCCACCACGGCCTCGCGTTCCTGATGGAGCGACCGACCTCCGTAGTTGCCCCGCTCACCGTGGAGGAGAACCTGGCACTGGGAGCCGCCGCGAGGCGTTCCAACATCCGTGACATGCTCGCCCGCATCTTCGAACTGTTCCCCCTCCTCAAGGAGCGGCGCACGCAATACGCGGGGACTCTCAGCGGCGGCGAGCAGCAGATGGTCGCTATCGGTCGGGTCTTGATAACCGACCCGGAGCTGCTGCTCATAGACAGTCCGGCGATCGGGCTCGCTCCGGCCATCGTGGACGAGGTCTATGCCTCGATAACCCGGCTGCACGCCGAAGGACTGTCGATCCTCGTCATCGAGCAGAACGCCGAACTCGCCCTGGCCATCTCCGACCACACGTACCTGCTCCACAGAGGCTCGATCGCAATCGAGGGTCCGTCGGCGACCCTACGGAACTCGCAGGAGACAATCGACGCATACCTGGCGTGACCGCAAAGCGGCCGGCTCGAGCATGGAGCCGGATCCTCTGAGGTCTCCCGCGTGGCCGTCCACGCCGGGCCTCGCGATCACTGTCCTCGCGGTCGGTGCTCTCCGGTTCGGAATGAGTCGAAGATCTCCGCGGCGGCACTCCACGGATCGGTGGCGCCCGCCACCACAGCCTCCGAATACCGGGCCACCTCCGGCTCCGTCGCCTGTGCCGCCAGCCTCTCGATCATCCGCGATATCTCCGCCTCGGCCCGTGCCCGACGCCTGGATCGCAGCGCGCCCGACTCAGCCATGCTCTCGTGGTGCGACCGGATGGCGTCGACCACCTCATCCACCCCCTCACCGGTCTTGGCCACGGTGAGCAGCACCGGTGGTCGCCAGCCGTGGCCAGGGGACATCGACACCATGTTCTCCAGCGTTCTCGCCGCTCTGGTCGCTCCGGGGTTGTCGGCCTTGTTCACTACGAAGACATCACCGACTTCCATGAGGCCTGCCTTCTCCGCCTGGATGTCGTCGCCGAAGCCCGGGGCCACGACCACGACCACGGTGTCGGTACGGTCGATCACCTCTACCTCGGACTGGCCGACGCCGACCGTCTCGAAGATGATCGGTCCGTAGCCCTCCGCGTCGAGAAGGACAGCCACCATCTCGGCCGACGCGTTCAACCCGCCGAGCCGGCCACGGGTGGACATCGAACGGATGAACACGCCCAGGTCGCCCGCGTGAGATCCCATCCGGACGCGATCCCCCAGGAGAGAGCCACCGGAGTAGGGGCTGGACGGGTCTGTGGCGACGACGGCCACCTTGCGTCCGTCCCGCCGGTAGGCGCTGAGCAGCCTGTCGGTGAGCGTGCTCTTGCCTGATCCTGGCGGGCCGGTGATCCCGATTCGGAGCGCGCCGGTGGCGTGGGCGTGGGCGCGCTCGAGCAACTGACCCACTGAATCAGGCTCACGCTCGCAGCGGCTGATCGCCCGTGCGAGCGCTCGTCGATCCCCTCCGAAAAGGGTTGCGCCTGCTGCCGTTCCGGGGTCCGAGTCCGGCTGAGAGGCTTCCATGCCCGCGGATTATGCTTCCAAGAAGTGAGGAACGAAAGCCCAGAGGACAAGTCTCCCCACCCACCGCCAGGATTCCCGACCGTAACCCAGTCCGGGATACCACTCGAGTCATGGTACGGACCAGAGGCGCTCGAGGAGATGGAGCCGGCGGCCGACATCGGTGCGCCCGGCCAGTTCCCGTTCACGAGAGGGATTCGCGAGGGGATGTACCGCGAAGGGCTCTGGGTCATGGGACAGTACTCCGGGTACGCGACCCCTCGGGAGACGAACGCTCGGATCAAGTCGCTCCTGGCCCAAGGTCAGAAGGGCTTCTCCATCGCTCTCGACCTGCCGACGCAGAACGGCCTCGACTCCGACGACCCGCTGGCCAAGGGCGAGGTCGGCAAGGTCGGGGTACCGATCGACTCCCTGGCCGACATGGAAGAGTTGCTCGATGGGATACCACTCCATCAACTCCACCAGATACGGACGACCGCGAACTCTATAGGCCCGATCGCCGCCTCACTCATCATCGCCGCGTCGGAGAGGATGGGGGGCACGCCCGACAGCTTCCGAGTGATGTTCCAGAACGACGTGTTGAAGGAGTACGTGGCGCGTGGCACGCAGATCTTCCCACCCCGACGCGGCCTGGAATTCTCGATCGATCTCGTCGAGTACTGCGCGAGACATCTCCCCCACTGGGAGCCGATCGAATTCTGCGGGTATCACATTCGAGACTCGGGCGCCAATGCCATCCAAGAGGTGGCCATCGCCGCTGCGAACGGCATCGAGTACATCGAAGCTGCCCTCAGGAGAGGGCTCTCGGTGGACGACTTCGCCCCCAATCTCTTTATGTTCCTCTCCGCCGATCTCGACATCTTCGAGGAGGTGGCGAAGTATCGAGCGACCCGCCGGATGTGGGCCCATCTCATGCGCGATCGCTACCGGGCTGCAGACCCGGAGAGCCAGGCCCTCAACATCTTCGTGTACACGCTCGGCGGATCTCTGACGGCGCAGGAGCATATGAACAACCTCTCGAGGGTCGCGTTCGAGGCGCTCGCTGCGGTACTGGGAGGTGTTCAGACCCTGGCCACGTCGTCGTACGACGAGGCAATCGGCCTTCCCTCGGCGGAAGCCGCCAACCTGTCTCTCCGCGCCCAGCAGATCATCGCACTGGAGACCGGCGTCCCCCGTACAGCCGATCCCCTAGGCGGGTCCTATTTCGTGGAGTGGCTGACCGACCAACTCCACCGCAAGATCCTCGAGTACATGAACCAGATCGCGGATCAGGGCGGAGCGCTCGCGGCTCTGGAAAGCGGCTGGATCGGAGCGGAGATCGAGCGAGAGGCCTATGCGCTCCAGCGCAGCATCGACGACGGCACGCGGCCCCGTATCGGTGTGAACCGATTCGCCGGCGGTGCTCCCACACCCACCGCCGCCTTTGCGATCGCGAACGAAGGAGAGGCGATGCAGGTCGAGAAACTGCGGAGACTGCGCGCCGATCGCAACAGAGCGGATGTGGACGCCGCGCTCGCGGAGGTGAGGGACGCGGCCGCCACGGGCCGTAACACGATGCAGTCGATTCTCCAAGCAGTCAAGTCCTACGCCACCGTCGGCGAGATCACCTCCGTGCTGCGGGACGAGTGGGGAACCTACAGGTGAGGTCTACGACGGCTGACCTCGGTGCCCTGCTGGACCGGTCATTCCGACGGCACGCGTCACGAGTCGCCGTGGAAGACGGAGAGCGAACCGAGACGTTCTCTCAACTCTCCGACCGGTCAGACCGCCTCGCATCGGCTCTCTTGGAACTGAATCCCGCGGGTAGACCGGTCGCCATTCTCGCCTCCAATCGCATGGAGTACATAGAAGCCGACATTGCCCTGGTGAAGGCGGGCCACCCCAAAGTCCCGATCAACATGCGCCTGAGTCAGCCCGAACGCCTTCATCTGGTGAGCGACTCCGGGGCCGCCGTCCTGATCACCGAAGCTACATCGGCCGAATCTGCCCTGACCCTGGTAGACGAGGCTGAAGCACTCGATACCGTCGTGTCGGTGGGCGGCGGGGGAACCCATGACTACGAAGATGTACTCGCAGCTGCGAACCGCCCCCCGGGGCGCACATGGCGACCGGACGACCCGAGCGTGATCCTCTACACCTCCGGTACCACCGGCCGCCCAAAGGGCGCAACGTCCACCTTTCGAAGTCGGATGGCTGCAACCTGGAACATGCTGCTCGATGAGTTGATCGACGTCAGGCCCGGGGACGGCATGCTGCACGCGGGGTCGCTGTCACACGGCAGCGGCTCGAAGGTGATCGCGTATGCCCTCAGCGGAGCGCGCAATATCGTGGTTTCCTCCTTTGATCCGGGCCGCTTCCTGGATGAAGCGCTGCATCGGCGGGCGACCGCCTCGTTCGTCGTGCCCACGATGATCACGGTGCTCACCGAGGAGGCCGAGTCACGGAAAAGACCGGCGCTCAACCTGCGACACGTCTCGTACGGAGGCTCCCCCATCGATCCGAACACGATCAGACGAGCCGTCGATGTCTTCGGCCCGGTATTCGTGCAGGTGTACGGGGCGGCGGAGGCGCCACACCCGCTCACCGTGCTCTCGCGCTCCGATCATGTAGATGCATCCGATCAGCGTCTCGCGTCAGCAGGCAAGGCGACGCGATCGGTCGAGCTCCGCCTCGTCCCGACAGGCGCTTCCGGCTCACCGGAGGGTGAGATACAGGCTCGAGCAGAGAGCGTGATGATCGGATACTGGAAGAACGAGGAGTCGACTCGAGAGGCATTCGTCGACGGGTTCTACCGAACCGGGGACATCGGATACTTTGACGATGAGGGTTACCTGACAATCATCGACCGGCAGAAGGACATGGTCATCAGCGGCGGGTTGAACGTATACCCTGCGGAAGTCGAGGCGGCGATCGCCAACCACACCGGCGTTCTAGAGTCAGCCGTGATCGGAGTGCCCGACGAGCGATGGGGAGAACGCGTCGTGGCGTACGTGGTCGCACGGCCCGGGCACACCGTCAGCCCCGGGGAGGTCACTGCAGAGGTGGCCCGCAGGCTGGCCGGCTACAAGAAGCCGCGAGAGGTGTGGGTTGTGGAGGAGCTGGCGAAGGGCTCGACCGGGAAGATCCTCAAGTCGGTACTCAGGAGTCGGCACTGGGATCGACAGTCGCGCCAGGTGAACTGAGGTGCCCGTGACAATCCAGGAAGAGGACTGAATGGCTGGACTGGCCGATGCGAGCGGAGACCGGATCACTATCCATGGACGCGACCTGGCCGAGGAGTTGATCGGCGGTACCAGCTTCGCTTCGATGCTCTACCTTCTCACGATCGGAGAAATGCCCGAGCGATCCGTGGAATCGATGATCGACGCCATGCTGGTGACGGTCGCTGAGCACGGCCTCACTCCATCCGCTATCACGGCGCGTCTCACCTATCGCGGTGCGCCGGA
This portion of the bacterium genome encodes:
- a CDS encoding branched-chain amino acid ABC transporter permease — protein: MTLFLQQTINGLAVGSSYAIFAMGFGLVFATMGILNVAHGTYATWGAILALAAFDNLGIPLVPALAIGMAGGGLIGVLVDQLGFEPIRRRGGGLLGPIITSIGFWIILGQLAIIATGARIKTFPREALPRGFVRVIDLVIPYHQIITFVVALLLLLILYLFMMRTNLGAQMRAVGWDPDSAKISGVNPRRVVIVISFIAAATASIAGILSSISTNNVSFTVGEGLLLKGFAAVIIGGFGDLRGAYAGGILIGLAEVLGAQYISNSFRDFITFGLLVVVLLARPKGLMGDRIVGLRA
- a CDS encoding branched-chain amino acid ABC transporter ATP-binding protein/permease, translated to MAFLGHYASTVEFSIAFALFAIATYAALRGGILSLAGTPMAAVTGFVSLALVEDHNVPIELVLVAGVVVGLLSGLLVSIPLARLDSHWVALATIALVLMARVVVLNLDSVTGGVDGAPITRLIEPWHLFAALGAVMWVMSRHSRSRLGLAAEAVRSHPEVAASLAIDVYATRRSLWMLSGAIAGLAGVVYASLVQFLSPDTFYVNIAFVMLAAVVLGGNRHWFGGIVGAFVFTILPEILRRFLTQGETIVNGVLLILIMIYLPRGLVDPTRKVRRELKKQSTNIHSGRGEPPADGGQEGEDELWSLNLTGRTASEVDPAQDRPTALSVEGLRKTYGGLVAISDLTFTVPEGSVFGIVGPNGAGKSTLLSVMSGGDESDRGTIRILGQDMTGWKQTDIAREGVARTYQTVQLFEDLTVVENIMVGFDRERRTNFWDPVFMTPRDRRERADLAERARALMDLVGVIGQPDQYAATLSYANQRRVEIARALAMEPSVLLLDEPTAGMHKLGSQAIGELMLSLTDRGLTVVVIEHNLELVLNYCELAIVMDFGRLLAEGAPADCLSDPTVIEAYFGRKADAARIESLVKLRQHTGSQQR
- a CDS encoding ABC transporter ATP-binding protein, whose protein sequence is MLRVSNLSSSYGNIRAVNNVDLQVDRGAMVSLIGSNGSGKSTILKTIAGMHSPDSGTVRFGERDITGWPTHQLVHHGLAFLMERPTSVVAPLTVEENLALGAAARRSNIRDMLARIFELFPLLKERRTQYAGTLSGGEQQMVAIGRVLITDPELLLIDSPAIGLAPAIVDEVYASITRLHAEGLSILVIEQNAELALAISDHTYLLHRGSIAIEGPSATLRNSQETIDAYLA
- the meaB gene encoding methylmalonyl Co-A mutase-associated GTPase MeaB encodes the protein MEASQPDSDPGTAAGATLFGGDRRALARAISRCEREPDSVGQLLERAHAHATGALRIGITGPPGSGKSTLTDRLLSAYRRDGRKVAVVATDPSSPYSGGSLLGDRVRMGSHAGDLGVFIRSMSTRGRLGGLNASAEMVAVLLDAEGYGPIIFETVGVGQSEVEVIDRTDTVVVVVAPGFGDDIQAEKAGLMEVGDVFVVNKADNPGATRAARTLENMVSMSPGHGWRPPVLLTVAKTGEGVDEVVDAIRSHHESMAESGALRSRRRARAEAEISRMIERLAAQATEPEVARYSEAVVAGATDPWSAAAEIFDSFRTGEHRPRGQ
- a CDS encoding methylmalonyl-CoA mutase family protein — protein: MRNESPEDKSPHPPPGFPTVTQSGIPLESWYGPEALEEMEPAADIGAPGQFPFTRGIREGMYREGLWVMGQYSGYATPRETNARIKSLLAQGQKGFSIALDLPTQNGLDSDDPLAKGEVGKVGVPIDSLADMEELLDGIPLHQLHQIRTTANSIGPIAASLIIAASERMGGTPDSFRVMFQNDVLKEYVARGTQIFPPRRGLEFSIDLVEYCARHLPHWEPIEFCGYHIRDSGANAIQEVAIAAANGIEYIEAALRRGLSVDDFAPNLFMFLSADLDIFEEVAKYRATRRMWAHLMRDRYRAADPESQALNIFVYTLGGSLTAQEHMNNLSRVAFEALAAVLGGVQTLATSSYDEAIGLPSAEAANLSLRAQQIIALETGVPRTADPLGGSYFVEWLTDQLHRKILEYMNQIADQGGALAALESGWIGAEIEREAYALQRSIDDGTRPRIGVNRFAGGAPTPTAAFAIANEGEAMQVEKLRRLRADRNRADVDAALAEVRDAAATGRNTMQSILQAVKSYATVGEITSVLRDEWGTYR
- a CDS encoding AMP-binding protein, whose protein sequence is MRSTTADLGALLDRSFRRHASRVAVEDGERTETFSQLSDRSDRLASALLELNPAGRPVAILASNRMEYIEADIALVKAGHPKVPINMRLSQPERLHLVSDSGAAVLITEATSAESALTLVDEAEALDTVVSVGGGGTHDYEDVLAAANRPPGRTWRPDDPSVILYTSGTTGRPKGATSTFRSRMAATWNMLLDELIDVRPGDGMLHAGSLSHGSGSKVIAYALSGARNIVVSSFDPGRFLDEALHRRATASFVVPTMITVLTEEAESRKRPALNLRHVSYGGSPIDPNTIRRAVDVFGPVFVQVYGAAEAPHPLTVLSRSDHVDASDQRLASAGKATRSVELRLVPTGASGSPEGEIQARAESVMIGYWKNEESTREAFVDGFYRTGDIGYFDDEGYLTIIDRQKDMVISGGLNVYPAEVEAAIANHTGVLESAVIGVPDERWGERVVAYVVARPGHTVSPGEVTAEVARRLAGYKKPREVWVVEELAKGSTGKILKSVLRSRHWDRQSRQVN